In the genome of Lentimicrobiaceae bacterium, the window CGGCTACTGTAGTTGCTTTTCCGAGTCCGCCAACCCACACAATATCTCCGGAAATTTTTGAAGGATAAGCAAAAAACACAAATGCTCTTGCCAACAGCGCCGGATTAAAAATATTCATTCCCGTTCCGCCAAATGCTTCTTTGCCTATTATTACCGCAAATATAGTAGCAATACCAACCATCCATAAAGGAACATCGGCAGGCATTATTAATGGTATAAGCATTCCAGATACCAAAAATCCTTCGTTGACTTCGTGTTTTCTTATCTGAGCAAAAATAAATTCAACTCCCAATCCGCAGACATACGAGACAATTATTAATGGTAATATCTTGCCCAAACCATACCATACATTGCTCCAAAAGCCCGTATCTAATCCAAAGGCTAGATTGTGCTGATAGCCTGTATTCCATATTCCGAAAAGCAACGCCGGAATTAGAGCAATGATAACAAAACTCATTGTACGTTTAAGGTCAACACCGTCTCTGATATGACTACCTTTGAACGTTGTTTTGTTTGGAACAAACAAAAACGTCTCGAAAGCGTCGAAGGTGTACTCAAACTTTTCGAATTTCCCTCCAGGAGAAAATTTCGGTTTAATTTTATCTATGTATTTTCGTAATGATTTCATTAACAAACTATTATTATGTAAAATTATTGCATTTCTTTTCTTATTAAATCCAATCCTTCACGTATAATGTGTTGGATTTCTGTCTTCGACGGATCTATAAATTCGGGCAAAGCAAAGTCTTCTTCATCAACTTCGTATATGCCTAGATTTTCCATATCATCAATATTTTCGGCTATACAAGCTTTTATAAGTTGCATAGGATAAATATCTAACGGAAAAACTTTTTCAAATTCGCCGGTAACAACCAAGGCTCTGTGTCCGCCGTGTAGATTAGCATTGGCTACGTGTTTTTTGTAAGGCAACAATCTCGACAAAAACGTACGCGAAAAACTTGGCTTATCTAAACCTGGCTTAATCCAACCGAAAAACTCGTACTCGTTACCTTCGGGTATAACGGTAAACTGATTTTCGTAAAATCCCAAAAAGCCTTTTTCGCTGATTTTTGTTCCGCTAAGAACATTGCCGCTTATATATCTGTTGGTTTCTTCGGTATTTATAATATCGGTAAAAGTATCTATGCAAACGCCTTTTCGGGTTGTGAAATATTGCGGACTTTTTACTTGCGAACCGCAAACCGGAATTGTTATGGTAGTGTCAACATGCCCGTGGCGACACAATCTGCCAATAATTATTATGTCCTGTGGATGAGCGTACCAAATTATCTCTCCTTTATTTATAGGAGCAGTTTTGTTTATATGTACGCTAATGTTTCCGGCAGGATGAGGTCCCTTATAATAAGTAATATCTACATTTTTAAGAGAATCTAACTCGGTGCAATCGTGTGGCAATCCAAGTTTAACATTTTTATTGCCTAAGATTTTAAGAGCATTTATTCCTTCCTGAAAATCTTCTAAGCTGTTTTTAATTACAAAAGGCAGGTCTATAGCCAAAGGTGCGGTATCCATTGCCGAAACATAAATATCGCGTGGCATATCGTCGGGATTGGCTATAACCGAAAACGGACGTTGCCTGATACTTGCCCACAAACCTGATTTTAGTAGCAGTTCAATAAGTTTCGCCCTATCAATATCAGGGGTATACTTTATGTCAAAGCTTTCGGATTGGTATCCTGTGCCTGTTTTTATAACTATTTCTTCCAACAATCTTTTAGCACCACGATTTATAGCTTCTACAGTACCGCTTACCGGAGAAGTAATAACCACACGCTCGTCGTGTTTGTTAAAAATTATTGGGGTGCCGGCTTTAACTTCGTCTCCGACTTGCACTAATAGTTTCGGTGTAAGTCCGACAAAATCGGTTGGCTTAACGGCGTGCTTTGCCGACTGTATCATTGTTACATTTTTTGCAGCTTCGCCTACCAAACGAATATCATACCCTTTTTTAATGTTTATAGTTTTTGACATCCTTCGATATTATATTAATTAAAGAGGCAAATGTATATAATTTTTCAAATGTTTATCAACTAATTCAAATAATTTTTTGTTAACTATTATAATTCTTTTATCAACTTTTTGAAAAAACGACCCCTTTCTTCAAAGTTTTTAAAGTAATCGTAGCTCGATGCTGCCGGCGACAAAATACTCGCTTTGCCTTCGGATGTATGCTTTTGAGCAATTATTACCAAATCATCGTAATTATCGCATAATATGCAGTTGAATTTTTTATTGTCGATTTCTTTAATCATTCTGCGACCTGCATCACCAATAAATATGATGGTTTTAATTTCAGATGTGTACAGAAAATTATATAAAACATCGTAATTCAAATTTCGCTTGTCGCTACCACCAAGTATAAGCGTTTCGGCGTTTTTAACACTTTTAACTGCCTGAATTGTAGCTTGCGGTACTGTAGCAATTGAATCGTTGTACCAGTAAATGTTTTTGTATTTACCGACAAATTCTATACGATGCTCCAAAGGTTGGAATTGTGAAACGGCTTTTTCTATATCCGCCTTGCCAACTCCACTCAGGAAAGCACAGGCTGCTGCATATGCTATGTTTATTCTATTATGCTCGCCTATTAGCTTTGATGGAGTTTTAAAATCGAAAAGTCCGTGGACAGTATTATCGGTTGTTAGTAATATTTTTTCATCACTTATCACTATACAATTACTGCCAGTTGTCGCTTTAGAATTATACGAAACTGCAAACTTTTTAGATTTCAAAGTTTTAATTTCCTGCTCTATTTGCTTTATGGAATTTATGTCATCAACATAAATAAAACTATCCGATTGATTTTGAAATTTTGCAATATTAAGTTTCGATAAGTAGTATGAATATTGGTCGGGAAAGTAA includes:
- a CDS encoding NADH:ubiquinone reductase (Na(+)-transporting) subunit B, producing the protein MKSLRKYIDKIKPKFSPGGKFEKFEYTFDAFETFLFVPNKTTFKGSHIRDGVDLKRTMSFVIIALIPALLFGIWNTGYQHNLAFGLDTGFWSNVWYGLGKILPLIIVSYVCGLGVEFIFAQIRKHEVNEGFLVSGMLIPLIMPADVPLWMVGIATIFAVIIGKEAFGGTGMNIFNPALLARAFVFFAYPSKISGDIVWVGGLGKATTVADGFTGATPLSFAASGKIELLPTINELFIGALPGSIGETSKIAIILGAIFLLITGIGCWRIMLSALLGGVAMSLIFNAFAANAYMTLDPLTQILMGSFLFGIVFMATDPVTAAQTNKGKWIYGFLIGIFAILIRVVNPAYPEGTMMAILLMNAFAPLIDHYVVQANIRKRLKRIKK
- a CDS encoding Na(+)-translocating NADH-quinone reductase subunit A; the encoded protein is MSKTINIKKGYDIRLVGEAAKNVTMIQSAKHAVKPTDFVGLTPKLLVQVGDEVKAGTPIIFNKHDERVVITSPVSGTVEAINRGAKRLLEEIVIKTGTGYQSESFDIKYTPDIDRAKLIELLLKSGLWASIRQRPFSVIANPDDMPRDIYVSAMDTAPLAIDLPFVIKNSLEDFQEGINALKILGNKNVKLGLPHDCTELDSLKNVDITYYKGPHPAGNISVHINKTAPINKGEIIWYAHPQDIIIIGRLCRHGHVDTTITIPVCGSQVKSPQYFTTRKGVCIDTFTDIINTEETNRYISGNVLSGTKISEKGFLGFYENQFTVIPEGNEYEFFGWIKPGLDKPSFSRTFLSRLLPYKKHVANANLHGGHRALVVTGEFEKVFPLDIYPMQLIKACIAENIDDMENLGIYEVDEEDFALPEFIDPSKTEIQHIIREGLDLIRKEMQ
- the murD gene encoding UDP-N-acetylmuramoyl-L-alanine--D-glutamate ligase yields the protein MVKNIIDKFFDKKILILGVGIEGKSTYNFIRKYLPEKQITLLDKNIINDGVINSDSKVEIIQADDFLPYLPNFDMIIKSPGIPSKNLETYKKRRVLTSQTEILLKIAGNKTIGITGTKGKSTTSSLIYEILKESGISSVLLGNIGKPPLSYFGEVINAQKIVMELSAHQLQFVDTSPNIAVLTNLYPEHLDYFPDQYSYYLSKLNIAKFQNQSDSFIYVDDINSIKQIEQEIKTLKSKKFAVSYNSKATTGSNCIVISDEKILLTTDNTVHGLFDFKTPSKLIGEHNRINIAYAAACAFLSGVGKADIEKAVSQFQPLEHRIEFVGKYKNIYWYNDSIATVPQATIQAVKSVKNAETLILGGSDKRNLNYDVLYNFLYTSEIKTIIFIGDAGRRMIKEIDNKKFNCILCDNYDDLVIIAQKHTSEGKASILSPAASSYDYFKNFEERGRFFKKLIKEL